The following are encoded together in the Astyanax mexicanus isolate ESR-SI-001 chromosome 8, AstMex3_surface, whole genome shotgun sequence genome:
- the LOC103026283 gene encoding E3 ubiquitin-protein ligase TRIM69-like codes for MDHSITASLEDELQCSICLDVLTDPVSTPCGHNFCSACIEQCWTSSKDHHCPLCKEKYTTKPELKVNTTFRAVVHHFQRRQSCSRPAVPCDVCSGRKRPAVKSCLDCATAYCESHLENHATAPRLKKHKLMDPVENLQDYICQNHERPLELFCRDDQTCVCRFCTETDHKTHSTVPVEQESGEKKTQLGKTQADVQQMIQVRMKKIEEINHSVDLNKKNTEKEKADSVEVFRALVRCIERSQAELLEVMEEKQKAAERQAEELIKELEQEITELKRRDTELEQISHTEDHLHLLQVYPSLCRPPPTKTWTDVRINTHLRVETLRKALSQLQEALSEEMEKLPEIKMKRIQQYAGNSLRNCITSSPSTTLSSTASARRSYGSSVALNSLSKGLGELQRQYAVDVTLDPNTAYAKLILSADRKQVWHGLTPQNVPNIPERFDTTACVLGKEGFSSGRFYYEVQVRDKSSWVLGLARESVNRKGMISVSPDDGFWTIHLRNTTKYLALDSPPVLLSLNQVLQKVGVFVDYEEGLVSFYDVETSSHIYSFTGQSFTEKIYPFFFPCNKGESSRPMTICTFRRRI; via the exons ATGGACCACTCCATCACCGCCTCCCTGGAAGATGAGCTCCAGTGCTCCATCTGCCTGGACGTTCTCACCGATCCCGTCTCCACCccatgtggacacaacttctgcTCTGCCTGCATTGAACAATGCTGGACGAGCTCTAAGGACCATCACTGTCCTCTCTGTAAAGAGAAATACACCACCAAACCAGAGCTGAAGGTCAACACGACCTTCAGAGCGGTGGTGCATCATTTCCAGAGAAGACAAAGCTGCAGCAGACCTGCTGTTCCCTGCGACGTCTGCTCTGGACGGAAACGTCCGGCCGTGAAGTCGTGCCTGGACTGTGCTACAGCTTACTGTGAGTCTCACTTAGAGAACCACGCCACTGCACCCAGACTCAAGAAGCACAAGCTGATGGACCCTGTGGAGAACCTGCAGGACTACATCTGCCAGAATCATGAGAGACCCctggagctgttctgtagagaCGACCAGACCTGTGTGTGTCGGTTCTGCACTGAGACAGACCACAAGACTCACAGCACTGTTCCTGTAGAGCAGGAGAGTGGAGAGAAGAAG ACTCAGCTGGGGAAGACACAGGCAGATGTTCAGCAGATGATCCAGGTCCGAatgaagaagattgaggagatcAATCACTCTGTAGATCTCAATAAG aaaaacacagagaaggagaAAGCAGACAGTGTGGAGGTCTTCAGGGCTCTGGTGCGCTGCATTGAGAGGAGCCAGGCggagctgctggaggtgatggaggagaagcagaaagcagcagagaggcaggctgaagagctgattaaagagctggagcaggaaatcactgagctaaagaggagagacactgagctggagcagatctcccacactgaggaccacctccacctcctacag GTTTACCCCTCCCTCTGCAGACCCCCACCCACCAAGACCTGGACTGATGTCAGGATTAACACTCATCTGAGGGTGGAGACTCTGAGGAAAGCTCTGTCTCAGCTTCAGGAAGCCCTCAGTGAGGAGATGGAGAAGCTTCCTGAGATCA AAATGAAGAGAATTCAACAATATGCAG GAAACAGTCTAAGAAATTGCATCACCTCTTCACCCAGCACCACTCTATCATCTACAGCATCTGCTAGACGTTCTTATGGATCCTCAGTTGCTTTAAACAGCTTATCTAAAG GTCTGGGAGAACTGCAGAGACAGTATGCAG TGGACGTGACCCTGGACCCGAACACAGCCTACGCGAAACTCATCCTTTCTGCAGATAGGAAGCAGGTATGGCACGGGTTAACACCTCAGAACGTTCCCAATATCCCGGAGAGGTTCGACACGACGGCCTGTGTCCTGGGAAAGGAGGGGTTTTCTTCCGGAAGGTTTTATTACGAGGTTCAGGTCCGAGATAAATCCTCCTGGGTTCTGGGATTGGCCAGAGAGTCCGTTAACAGGAAGGGGATGATCTCAGTCAGTCCTGATGATGGATTCTGGACTATTCATCTCAGGAATACGACTAAATATCTGGCTCTTGATTCTCCTCCTGTCCTCCTCTCCTTAAATCAGGTTCTccagaaggtgggggtgtttgtggattatgaggagggCCTGGTCTCCTTCTATGATGTTGAGACCAGCTCTCATATCTACTCTTTCACTGGTCAGTCTTTCACTGAGAAAATCTATCCGTTTTTCTTTCCCTGCAACAAAGGGGAAAGCTCGAGACCAATGACCATCTGTACCTTCAGACGTCGCATTTAA